From the genome of Watersipora subatra chromosome 9, tzWatSuba1.1, whole genome shotgun sequence:
TAAATCAGGAAACTCTCAGAAAAACTCTCAATAGAAGCAATAATCTCCTTTCTGAGGCTGTGGAACCTTATTAAAGTTTGATCAAGGGCTGAAAACTGTCTCGCCAGCAAGATTTCAGTAAGCTCAGCTTTAGTGGAAAGTTATGACAATCTAATTTAGTCGAGGAACCATGTACCGCGCTCGGGCTGGATTACACGGATTATCATCTTTAATTACATCTAGGCAAGCAGTAATCTCTCAGAAAATATTAGCTTAATATTCATTAGCGAACCAACAAAGATCTATTTTCTGAGAAAAGGAAGCCTTTCGCAATCACCATTTTATCTAAAATAACGTTGTTCTTTTTCTCTGCCggtttaaaatgataaaaaacaaaatttttgtaaaataaactaGATTTTGAGCACTAAGTCATAAATGATTGTCGTAGCTAGTAGAATTATAGTTCTAAAGTTCTCTTCTGGCGTCATGGGGCAAATAGCGGAAAAGGTCTCAGGCACTCTCGGCCGAATTGTGAGCAGGGCTGTGTGAAATATTGGTCATTTCTGCTTGTGAGAAAGTTATCACGCGTCAGGGTTGAATCGGGGCATCGGTGTTGAGTAGCTTTAAGGGCGTTACGACCAGCCGGTGAGCACTGGTAAAAGTGACAGCGACTAAAGCTGTCAGCGAAATACTCTCCTACCATCTGACAGCCATCATCTAAAAACAATCCAATGAGTTGATATAAAGCAGTTGGTAAACTTTCTCACAGTTGATCACAGTAGATCACAGTTGCTTACACTTGCTTATACTTGCTTACACTTGCCTATGCTTACAATTTCACTATCATGATACAAAGAATACACAATAACTCGCAATAACTAATAGGCCTACTCAATAATATACAATAGTTTAACTAACAATAACAAATGCTCACAATAACACTGTAAGAGCTTTACAGCTTAGATAacagaataatatatataccagTAATCAACTCCTGCAGTTCCATCAAAttctttcaaaaaattttatttcatgtttttaataagttttttgcagatatgtatgtatagatCGGCACATTAAACTGCATGTCATTGCAGTCGTCACTATAAGACTTTCTGCTAAACATAGACAGGTGCCATTGGTCTCTTAATCTTCTGTAAAATCAACTCGTAGACTTTTATTAGGAAATGTCTGTGTAAGTATGTTGTTCATTTCAAAAGTGTTTCAAACAAAATCAAAGCATGATAGCTGAACTCAAATTTTAATCGTTTCGGTTACCTGATTTAAATCTGACGTCAGCTTTCTAACGAACCGTTTTGTATGATTTACTTTAAAAGAAAACAGTTTTGATGTGTAAACCAACCAACTTATACATTAATCTTGACAAGCAAAGGTTCACGTCATCATGAAAGCGAGGAATGACACAAAATATTGCTATAAATAATAAGATTGGTGGATGCTAAGCCTTGTGTTCTTGTAAGCCAGCTAAACCGAGCTAAGACACTGATGCTGACTTATGACTTTTTAGCGTATTTCTTTGCTTTTTTATCTTTTGAAGCCAGTACGTTGACTTTCATCTTTTATTTATGTAGGTTTACACTATGAATTTAATTTGTATAGCAAGTTTTGTTGCAGTGTGAACACCTAAAACATAGTTAGGACAGCCTCGGGCATCATcattacattttttttattattatcattgttatcattatttatagattatcatcattattgtaTATTTTGAGCACAACCTTTGAGGTTAGTTGTAAGTAAACCACGACCTATCTAAGGGTCAAAGGGTACCTTTGAGGTTAGTTGTAAGTAAACTACGACCTATCTAAGGGTCAAAGGGTTATTACTGTTGTTTTACTGTAGAGCCTTTCCCAAAATTTGtgctgtattattattattacttaagagtgttgataatattattattactaattatCAACActgttaatattgttatattattgctatttttattacaactaatattaatttcacatttaatattttattagtattgttattatgcTCATATATTTCTTTTCATAGTTTTAGCTGTTTCACCTTCTGCTTCTTTAGTTCAAATGTTAACAGCAATAAACTGAGAGGACAAATCTAAAAAACCTCAATGCCTTCTGTTAGCTCTTAAAACCTTTTATTGCAAAAAAGCATTTTCTCCAATAAGCGGTTGCGAGCTGTTTTAAAACatgaaatgtaaaatatttgatgaatcACACTGATAATTTTGTATATGAAAGAACAATATATAAGCacataaatgtaaatgtaatttATGCACTTAATTGTCACTGTTTATATGTTTACTTGGGGCCGCAAACACACAGGATCCACTGAAATTGCTTGCTAGGGACCTATGCTGATAATTTGTGACCATATCTTTTCAACCATATTTATACCCAGTAACTATAATGAAGTAATGATActaactacatatataaataagatATTGTATGTAATTACTGCATGTAAAATATTAGTAGCCAGGTCAATACTGCGAAGTTACTGGTTTGTacacaataatataaaaagaataACAGTAAATTTCGTGATATCTATAAaagtattgtttttatatttatagaaaccaATATCCTTAATTGACGTTatgaaataataacatattGGCCGTTTTCAACAGCTCAAGTATGTGGCTCGCATCCTAGTGTAAACCTATATTGCATTAAGTCTTTTTACCCGCTGTATTTGGAATGCGCCAACAGTGAAACCAGTTGTTCTCATAAAGCTTTAACTAGAACTGATAAAAAGGCGCCGCAGTTGCTAACCATGCTGGAATGCTCACGGAGACGATCTCGCTAGCTGGAATGCTCATGGAGACGATCTCGCTAGCTGGAATGCTCATGGAGACGATCTCGCTAGCTGGAATGCTCATGGAGACGATCTCGCTAAGTGGAATGCTCATGGAGACGATCTCGCTAGCTAATGATGCGCGCTGCCGGTGAATAGCGTAGAGCAAAAAAGCTAATGAGCTAGAAAGACATGCAGGGAATTATTGAAATTGAAGACTTACTAGGCAGGCAGACTCTGGGTACCTCTAAGAATGGATTATCGAATGCCTTGTTTGTATCAAACTCATTCGTATGTTTGGCTAATAGGCAGACAAACGGGTAGATGAAGGCCACAAACCGGCACTGGAATTCCTGATGAGTTAAACAGATATACCTGTATGAGATAGAATGAAAGTGATAGACGATCTTAAACCCTAACAACATATCATACAGATCATAAGACGACTGTCATACAGAATGATGAAGCAGAATGCCTTTTTTACATTTGGCAGCACCTCGACAGTTACCGATTACTTGGTTTAGCACCAtatacatatgtggaaatgaCTAGAATATAGTATCACTAATTGCAATTGCTTACAACCTACATATGAAAAGTCGAAATAGGATGAACTTAAGTGTTGCTATCTCGAATAGTGCAGGAAGTTTcggtatttaaaatttttcaacaatGTATTATGAATAAGGCTGGGTTTAAACTGAGAGCAGACtatatttacagtttttttcttaAAACTAGACTCGGTTCTAAATTTTTAGACAAACATATAGGCTATCGATCATATTCGTAAATAACAGTGGTTTTTTAACAAATCTGATGCTCATGTGGCAAAATATTAGATCTAATTTAAGCATATTTTTAATGAGCTAAAACCTATCAGATCGGGCCTAAGGCTAAAGATCATGGCTATTACCTAATTTGACATCTAGGCTGCAAATATATCAAATGCTAATTTTTATACTTGATCAAAAGAACAGTGACTTACTATTTTGTTTAGTAGTTCAACAAGTACAGTCGAAATAGTGGAGTGGCAATTAACAGCAGCTATCATACAATTAGTGACACTTGACCGCACGTACCATACAACCAGTGACAATTGGCAACAAGTACAATACAATTAGTGACAATTGACAGCACGTACCATACAACTAGTGACAATTGACAGCACATACCATACAACTAGTGACAACTGACAACAAGTACAATACAATTAGTGACAATTGACAACAAGTACCATACAACTAGTGACAATTGACAACAAGTACACTACAATTAGTGACAATTGACAGCACTTACCATACAACTAGTGACCATTGACAGCACGTACCATACAACTAGTGACAACTGACAACAAGCACAATACAATTAGTGACAATTGACAGCAAGTACCATACAACTATTGGCAATTGACAACAAGTGTTACTCGATTGGTGACAATTGTCTGCAAGTGTCATGCAACTGTTGACAGTTAACAGCAAGTATCACAAAATTAGTGACAAATATGGCAAGTGTCATGCAATTTTGACTAGTAACAACAATTGTTAAGCAATTATTGACCATCTACAGCTGTTACTACACAATTAttgatacaaaaatattgacAGGTTACAGGATGTGCTTGAAAGATACTTACGCACACTTCTCCCTGTATATTCTCTCATATTCTGGAATGCCCTCAGGTTGTGAGGTGTTGCTCGGGCCAGGAGTGGTACGATAAAGGTGGGGATACTCATCCGATACATATATGATATGATTCTCTTCTGGCATCACTGAGTGTTCTGCTACGTACCTCCATTTAGTGCTGTCTCTGCATATTGGCTTATCTACATGGTAaagtaacaatgataataaagcACTAGTGATTAATTCACTAGTTAGTTTTAGGTATGTATTAATACTTGTCATCACGAGGTCGTTTCCATTTCTATCGTAGAGCACTAAGGGTATAAATAACCATGAACTTTTAAGGTTAGCAATTTCAATAATacgatatatattatatacaccgtatatatatatatgtacagaaGATAGCAATGTGTATTtattatgcatgtatgtacaggAGATAGCAATGCCgtatatattattcatatatgTACAGAAGATAGCAATGCGggttatattatacatatttatatgtacagGAGATAGCAAtaccatatatattatacatgtatgtacaggaGATAGCAAtaccatatatattatacatatatgtacaggAGATAGCAAtaccatatatattatacatatatgtacaggAGATAGCAAtaccatatatattatacatatatgtacaggaaatagcaatattttatatattatacgtACATGTACAGGAGACAGCAATAccatatatattattcatatatgTACAGGAGATAGCAATGTGGATTTATTATGCATGTATGTGCAGGAAATAGCAATGTCGTATAAATTATTCGTATATGTACAGGAGATAGCAATACCATAGGTGCAATGtgtaaaatttattgttttgttagaGAATACTCTTGTACAactaagctatatatatataagaatttatataaataaaaaaggtgCAGGACGTACAGAACAGATCAGCGCAACCTTTgccatttttaaaaaagttaaaatttctcaaaatgttttcaaagaaaattttttgaaagTATCATTCAAAAGTAGCTGTCTAGGCAGCTTGTACAATGATGCATGATGAACTTTGTTATGTTTTTATAAAGTTACAGAAATAAGTGAAGATGAGGTGTTTTTAGTAATTGATGAACCGAGCACAGCCTAAATACTAACAAGAACAATCTTGCCCTAGTTTTTGATTTGCTAAAGAATTTAAGGAGATTTTTacttgttattttttatcaaactttgtaaaCATGCTTCGAGAAAACTATAATAAAGCTATTACTCACAGCTACTACTAGCTATAACAACCAGGCATGGTCTACGGCTAACGTTTCAGGCGTGTTAAACCTGCTGTACTAACTAACGAAACAATGTGCCAGGGATCTACTATCGAAGTCAATTGTGCAACTAACATGTGTCCGCTACCATAGGAAAGTTTTCTGGGGTGCAACTGTAGTGCATATATAGGACTAcactttattatacatgtatgtgtcaaCAGAACTCTACAGCCATTTTATGGAAatacatttttgtctttgttaaCACGTCTTAGCGCAAATTTCTACCATAAATATGGAAACACTAATTTTGTCTGgtcttcttttttattatttgactGGGTGCATCTGAGAACAAGAATAGAATTAGAGTTATGCACTCATGAACTCATTGAAAAGAACAATGGATGAGAAGTGGTGGAGAACCATGATCACCCACATTTTCACAGGACACGGCACTTAGAGGGAGAACCATGGACTTGGTAAAATCTTTATCATTTTAATTATATGAGGACGGATCTTTTTACAACGTTGTTACATTGCAGataaatattattacataactGGCTTTTCGTCGAGTGAGTCATAGATAGCTTTACCTATAACTTTTTGGCACTATGTAATTACGCCTGCATAACGAACAGGTGTGTAGGTATGTATTTATTCAGCTTTTAAGGAGAACATTGTTTTCATGTGACTCAGTCTACAATTACTTTTATCACAAGCTCTAAATGCTTTCTACATCATAAATATTGTCTTGTATAACCTGAAATCTGAATACCTTTAATGCtggtaacaaaataacaaatattaattGCTGCCATGAGGTCAGCAAAGTCTAAAAACAAAGCATATTAATTATCAGAGAAAT
Proteins encoded in this window:
- the LOC137404425 gene encoding uncharacterized protein; this translates as MLALEVIYLSMITTMALASRHRNPDLSHLDKPICRDSTKWRYVAEHSVMPEENHIIYVSDEYPHLYRTTPGPSNTSQPEGIPEYERIYREKCAYICLTHQEFQCRFVAFIYPFVCLLAKHTNEFDTNKAFDNPFLEVPRVCLPNDGCQMVGEYFADSFSRCHFYQCSPAGRNALKATQHRCPDSTLTRDNFLTSRNDQYFTQPCSQFGRECLRPFPLFAP